Proteins co-encoded in one Bacillus paramycoides genomic window:
- the gloA2 gene encoding SMU1112c/YaeR family gloxylase I-like metalloprotein, whose translation MNICGVHHVAIICSNYELSKDFYTRILGFKAINEVYRKERDSYKLDLCVGEEYQIELFSFPNPPERPSFPEAAGLRHLAFAVPNIEEAVKHLNQCGVETEAIRMDEITEKKFVFFQDPDGLPLELYEV comes from the coding sequence ATGAATATATGTGGAGTGCATCACGTTGCAATTATTTGTTCAAATTATGAGCTGTCAAAGGATTTTTATACCCGGATATTAGGTTTTAAAGCGATAAATGAAGTATATAGAAAGGAACGAGATTCTTATAAGTTAGATTTATGTGTAGGGGAAGAGTATCAAATTGAATTGTTTTCATTTCCAAATCCTCCTGAGCGCCCAAGTTTTCCAGAAGCGGCTGGACTTAGACATTTAGCATTTGCTGTTCCAAATATAGAAGAGGCTGTGAAACATTTAAATCAATGTGGTGTTGAGACTGAGGCGATACGTATGGATGAAATAACGGAGAAAAAATTCGTCTTTTTCCAAGATCCTGATGGCTTGCCTTTAGAATTGTATGAGGTTTAA
- a CDS encoding hemolysin family protein: MDIIKLLMVAVLIALTGFFVAVEFAIIKVRSSRIDQLVSEKRRGALAAKKVTSNLDEYLSACQLGITITALGLGWLGEPTIKHLLEPLFLKLQFSPAIASTVSFIIAFAVITFLHVVIGELAPKTLAIQRAEQVSLLLSKPIIYFYRVMYPFIWALNGSARLVTGLFGLHPASEHEVAHSEEELRLILSESYESGEINQREFKYVNNIFEFDNRVAKEIMVPRTEVVGLYEDEPFETHIKIIAQEKYTRYPVFGEDKDEIIGMVNVKDLFIRYMDGNRDEECSITPYTRPVIEVLENIPIHDLLLQMQRKRIPLAVLYDEYGGTAGIVTLEDILEEIVGEIRDEYDEDEHPPIEHISEGCKIVDGKVLISEINDLFGIHLIADDVDTIGGWIMVQKQIVAEGDIIKKSGFSFKVLEKDMHQIKRVEVKKVEE; this comes from the coding sequence GTGGATATTATAAAATTATTGATGGTCGCTGTCCTTATTGCATTAACAGGTTTTTTTGTAGCTGTTGAGTTTGCAATTATTAAGGTACGTAGCAGTCGTATTGATCAACTCGTTAGTGAAAAGCGACGAGGAGCATTGGCAGCCAAAAAAGTAACTTCAAATTTAGATGAGTATTTATCAGCATGTCAGTTAGGTATTACAATTACTGCTTTAGGGCTTGGGTGGTTAGGCGAACCGACTATAAAACATTTACTCGAGCCGTTGTTTTTAAAACTACAATTTTCTCCTGCAATTGCAAGTACCGTTTCTTTTATTATTGCCTTTGCAGTGATTACGTTTTTACATGTTGTCATTGGTGAACTTGCTCCGAAGACGCTTGCTATACAAAGGGCGGAGCAAGTTAGCTTACTATTATCGAAGCCAATTATTTACTTTTACCGAGTAATGTATCCGTTTATTTGGGCTTTAAATGGTTCTGCAAGGCTTGTGACAGGGTTATTTGGATTACATCCGGCTTCTGAACATGAAGTTGCTCATTCAGAAGAAGAGTTACGATTAATTTTATCTGAGAGTTATGAGAGCGGAGAGATTAATCAAAGAGAATTTAAATATGTAAATAATATTTTTGAATTTGATAATAGAGTTGCAAAGGAAATTATGGTACCTCGTACGGAAGTTGTAGGGTTATATGAGGACGAGCCATTTGAAACACATATTAAAATAATCGCACAAGAAAAATATACGAGATATCCCGTATTTGGTGAAGATAAAGATGAAATTATTGGGATGGTGAATGTAAAGGATTTATTTATTCGTTATATGGATGGTAATCGAGACGAGGAGTGCTCGATTACGCCATATACAAGGCCAGTTATTGAAGTGTTAGAAAATATCCCTATTCATGATTTGCTATTACAAATGCAAAGAAAACGAATTCCATTAGCTGTATTATATGATGAATATGGCGGTACCGCTGGGATCGTTACATTAGAAGATATTTTAGAAGAAATTGTTGGAGAAATCCGAGATGAATACGATGAAGATGAACACCCGCCTATAGAGCATATAAGTGAAGGGTGTAAGATTGTAGATGGAAAAGTGCTTATTAGTGAAATAAATGATTTATTTGGCATACACTTAATCGCTGATGATGTAGATACAATTGGTGGCTGGATTATGGTACAAAAGCAAATCGTTGCTGAAGGAGATATTATTAAGAAATCTGGCTTTTCTTTCAAAGTTCTTGAAAAGGATATGCATCAAATTAAACGAGTGGAAGTAAAGAAAGTAGAAGAATGA
- the aspA gene encoding aspartate ammonia-lyase: MIATKDIRIEKDFLGEKEVPNVAYYGVQTLRAVENFPITGYRIHPSLITAMAIVKKAAALANMDTGYLAKDIGHEIAEAAQEIVDGKFHDQFIVDPIQGGAGTSINMNTNEVIANRALERMGYEKGEYAKISPNTHVNMAQSTNDAFPTGIHIATLMMLEELLITMEELHAAFRAKAKEFDHVIKMGRTHLQDAVPIRLGQEFEAYSRVLARDIKRIKQSRQHLYEVNMGATAVGTGLNANPTYIEQVVKHLRTFSGFPLVGAEHLVDATQNTDAYTEVSAALKVCMMNMSKIANDLRIMASGPRVGLAEIQLPARQPGSSIMPGKVNPVMAEVINQVAFQVIGNDHTICLASEAGQLELNVMEPVLVFNLIQSISIMNNGFRVFREYCIKGITANEELLKQYVEKSVGIITAVNPHIGYEAASRIAREAIETGKSVRELCLEHGVLTEEELDIILDPFEMTHPEIAGASLLKNKKM, translated from the coding sequence ATGATAGCAACAAAGGATATACGTATAGAAAAAGACTTTTTAGGTGAAAAGGAAGTACCAAATGTAGCTTATTATGGTGTACAAACATTACGTGCTGTAGAAAACTTCCCAATTACAGGATATCGCATTCATCCGTCACTCATTACGGCAATGGCAATTGTGAAAAAAGCGGCGGCACTTGCAAATATGGATACTGGCTACTTAGCGAAAGACATTGGACATGAAATTGCAGAGGCAGCGCAAGAAATTGTTGATGGAAAATTCCATGATCAATTTATCGTAGATCCAATTCAAGGCGGTGCTGGAACTTCTATTAATATGAATACAAATGAAGTAATCGCTAATCGAGCGTTAGAACGTATGGGATATGAAAAAGGCGAGTATGCAAAGATTAGCCCAAACACGCATGTGAATATGGCTCAATCAACGAATGATGCGTTTCCAACGGGAATTCATATTGCAACTCTTATGATGTTAGAAGAACTTCTTATTACAATGGAAGAACTTCATGCTGCGTTCCGTGCAAAAGCAAAAGAGTTTGATCACGTTATTAAAATGGGACGTACACATTTACAAGATGCTGTTCCGATTCGTCTTGGACAAGAATTCGAAGCGTATAGCCGAGTGCTTGCGCGTGATATAAAAAGAATTAAACAGTCTCGTCAACATTTATATGAAGTAAACATGGGGGCGACAGCTGTTGGTACAGGATTAAATGCAAACCCTACGTACATTGAACAAGTGGTTAAACACTTGCGAACATTTAGCGGATTCCCACTTGTTGGTGCAGAGCATTTAGTTGATGCAACGCAAAACACAGATGCATACACAGAAGTATCTGCGGCATTAAAAGTATGTATGATGAACATGTCTAAAATTGCGAATGACCTTCGTATTATGGCATCTGGTCCACGTGTTGGATTAGCGGAAATTCAATTGCCAGCCCGTCAACCAGGTTCATCTATTATGCCAGGGAAAGTAAATCCTGTTATGGCAGAAGTAATTAATCAAGTTGCTTTCCAAGTAATTGGTAATGATCATACAATTTGCTTAGCATCAGAAGCAGGACAATTAGAGTTAAACGTAATGGAGCCTGTACTCGTGTTTAATCTAATTCAATCTATTAGTATTATGAATAACGGATTCCGTGTATTCCGTGAATATTGTATTAAAGGAATTACAGCAAATGAAGAATTGCTGAAGCAATATGTTGAGAAAAGTGTTGGAATTATTACAGCAGTTAACCCTCATATTGGTTATGAAGCAGCATCGCGTATTGCACGTGAAGCAATTGAAACAGGAAAATCTGTTAGGGAGTTATGTTTAGAACATGGTGTACTGACAGAAGAAGAATTGGATATTATTTTAGATCCGTTCGAAATGACGCATCCTGAAATTGCTGGTGCTTCTTTATTAAAGAATAAGAAGATGTAA
- a CDS encoding LCP family protein, translating to MMKSDMNKDTRAKKGRSKKKRLLWFLLIPLLVVALGAGGYSFHIYSKAKSVLSNAYSELGRGDKSSKREKAVKPMTDNISVLIMGVDESEIRDKNYGKATRTDALLLATINKNDKSVKLVSIPRDSRVYIKSREKYDKITHAHVFGGVDSTIDTVENFLDVPVDYYVKFNFKSFIKIVDSLGGITVDVPVEFTEQNSKDEADAIHLKKGRQHLNGEEALALARTRHIDSDYMRGQRQQLVLEAIAEKALSLNSINKIGGLLDAVDKDLKTNLTFDDMMTIAKNSMGSNLKMDKLQVEGTDKYIGGIYYYVPNEKSVNNISTKLQEHLGVTNKNEHKKL from the coding sequence ATGATGAAATCCGATATGAACAAAGATACTCGAGCCAAAAAAGGACGCTCAAAGAAAAAACGCCTACTTTGGTTCCTGCTTATTCCATTACTGGTTGTAGCACTTGGAGCAGGGGGCTATTCCTTCCATATATACAGTAAAGCAAAGTCTGTGTTAAGTAATGCCTATTCTGAACTGGGCCGCGGGGATAAATCCAGCAAACGTGAAAAGGCCGTTAAACCTATGACTGATAACATTTCTGTACTCATTATGGGTGTTGATGAAAGTGAAATTAGGGACAAAAATTATGGAAAAGCGACTCGTACAGATGCGTTATTACTTGCAACAATTAATAAAAACGATAAATCTGTTAAGCTTGTCAGTATTCCACGTGACTCACGTGTCTACATTAAATCACGTGAAAAATACGATAAAATTACACATGCACACGTATTCGGTGGTGTGGACAGCACGATTGATACGGTAGAGAACTTTTTAGATGTTCCAGTTGATTACTATGTAAAATTCAACTTTAAATCATTTATTAAAATTGTTGATTCCCTTGGTGGTATTACTGTCGATGTTCCGGTTGAGTTTACAGAACAAAATAGTAAAGACGAAGCAGATGCAATTCACCTGAAAAAAGGACGTCAACATTTAAATGGAGAAGAAGCATTGGCACTAGCTAGAACTCGTCATATCGATAGTGATTATATGCGCGGTCAACGACAGCAGCTTGTTTTAGAAGCTATTGCTGAAAAAGCACTATCTCTTAATTCCATTAATAAGATCGGTGGTCTATTAGACGCAGTTGATAAAGACTTAAAAACGAATTTAACTTTTGATGATATGATGACAATTGCGAAAAATTCAATGGGTTCAAACTTAAAAATGGACAAATTGCAAGTAGAAGGTACTGATAAATATATAGGTGGTATTTATTATTACGTTCCAAACGAAAAAAGCGTCAATAACATTTCGACAAAACTACAAGAACATCTCGGTGTTACGAATAAAAATGAACATAAAAAATTATAA
- a CDS encoding NupC/NupG family nucleoside CNT transporter, with the protein MKFITFFVGLIVVFFLAYIASNNKKHIKFKPIFIMLIIQLILTYLLLNTEIGLILVRVISSLFTKLLEYAADGINFVFGGLANKGEMPFFLTVLLPIVFISVLIGILQHFKILPFFIRWIGYFLSKINGLGKLESYNAIASAIVGQSEVFITVKKQLAQIPKHRLYTLCASAMSTVSMSIVGAYMTMIEPKYVVTALVLNLFSGFIIVLIINPYDVKDEEDILEIKGEKQSFFEMLGEYILDGFRVAIVVGAMLIGFVALMSCINDLFLIIFGITFQQLIGYVFAPIAFLIGVPSSEIVTAGSIMATKLVTNEFVAMMDLSKISNSLSPRTVGIISVFLVSFANFSSIGIISGAVKGLNEEQGNVVARFGLKLLYGATLVSILSAIIVSIML; encoded by the coding sequence ATGAAATTCATTACTTTTTTCGTGGGACTTATCGTTGTTTTCTTCCTTGCTTATATTGCTAGCAACAATAAGAAACACATTAAATTTAAACCAATTTTCATCATGCTTATTATACAGTTAATTTTAACCTATTTATTATTAAATACAGAAATCGGCCTCATACTTGTTCGGGTCATTTCCAGTCTGTTTACAAAGCTACTCGAGTATGCCGCTGATGGTATAAACTTCGTATTTGGGGGGCTTGCCAATAAAGGTGAAATGCCATTCTTCCTTACTGTACTATTACCAATCGTCTTCATTTCCGTCTTAATTGGTATACTACAACATTTCAAAATACTACCATTCTTTATTCGTTGGATCGGTTACTTCCTTAGCAAAATAAATGGTCTTGGGAAATTAGAATCTTACAACGCTATCGCATCTGCCATTGTCGGCCAATCAGAAGTTTTTATTACGGTAAAAAAACAATTAGCTCAAATTCCAAAACACCGTCTTTATACACTTTGCGCTTCTGCCATGTCAACCGTATCTATGTCTATCGTAGGTGCCTATATGACAATGATCGAACCTAAATATGTAGTAACCGCACTCGTTCTCAATTTATTTAGTGGATTCATTATCGTACTCATCATTAACCCTTACGATGTGAAAGATGAAGAAGATATTTTAGAAATTAAAGGCGAAAAACAAAGCTTTTTTGAAATGCTTGGAGAATACATTCTAGATGGCTTTCGCGTAGCCATCGTTGTCGGCGCTATGCTCATCGGATTTGTCGCATTAATGAGCTGCATTAATGACCTATTCCTCATTATATTCGGCATTACTTTCCAGCAATTAATTGGCTACGTATTTGCGCCTATTGCATTCCTTATTGGTGTACCAAGTTCTGAAATTGTCACAGCGGGTAGCATTATGGCAACGAAGCTTGTAACGAATGAATTTGTAGCCATGATGGACCTTAGTAAAATTTCGAACAGCCTTTCTCCTCGTACAGTTGGTATCATTTCTGTTTTCCTCGTTTCTTTTGCCAACTTTTCTTCTATCGGCATTATTTCAGGTGCGGTAAAAGGATTAAACGAAGAACAAGGAAACGTCGTTGCCAGATTTGGCCTTAAATTACTATATGGAGCTACTCTCGTTAGCATTTTATCTGCAATTATCGTAAGCATTATGTTGTAA